In Apis mellifera strain DH4 linkage group LG3, Amel_HAv3.1, whole genome shotgun sequence, one DNA window encodes the following:
- the LOC113218555 gene encoding uncharacterized protein LOC113218555, with product MNLSKFSRQKNIGERTFSRTWFYRSIVDRPPNSAVLDRTTIWQETRRKGTYLHSLWLATMGNKPSYFLPGLIGFFARSKQTSDLRNHYFFTILTRVEGLIDLDLKLVHYGRNYSPDCRSLFARRYSLGAMNASIMIKYCRKD from the exons ATGAATCTTTCCAAGTTTTCGAGGCAAAAGAACATCGGTGAAAGAACATTTTCAAGAACATGGTTCTATCGATCTATCGTTGACCGGCCACCTAATTCGGCCGTATTAGATCGGACAACTATCTGGcaagaaacaagaagaaaagggaCGTACTTACATTCTTTGTGGCTGGCAACAATGGGAAACAAGCCGAGCTACTTCCTTCCTGGTCTTATCGGGTTCTTTGCCCGTTCAAAACAGACGTCCGACCTACGGAATCACT attttttcacaattttgacGAGGGTCGAAG GATTGATCGATCTCGACCTGAAACTGGTTCACTACGGCCGAAATTATTCTCCGGATTGCCGATCATTGTTCGCTCGTCGTTATTCCCTTGGCGCTATGAACGCGtcgattatgataaaatattgccGGAAGGATTAA